One window of Alosa sapidissima isolate fAloSap1 chromosome 21, fAloSap1.pri, whole genome shotgun sequence genomic DNA carries:
- the LOC121696273 gene encoding uncharacterized protein LOC121696273 isoform X1, protein MMKWDDISNQKKRMDSHEDRTAPEERSITTDASPSAVQPGSTEPISAEAHMGVHQLSTSRIQMEMLPLRDYITDLSKEEWDSFSDAMINPVTKAHFLEVCLIVAKHVTLSALKVIMPSLARRLGEDPEFLMAPDESHGYVNVIGTRPKNPSIIYIEDDLDVIKLKKGVLTKVISKAGSRSSLRSCDEPLMSSRSSSGKRSSTSLQTTSLPQHGITKDHILRNVQRSLTKLTEAGLTPDSEEWIDAIVTEVTQAIDSTFNETSPDLQSSSRFALSLQKIKSIELMKNISLKLKTYMAQQHKPSKKQTSSLVEDIENNSILVSTTAEAMTTIIQEMETCLDGNDKTHPTKKLLATMKRAVKMLACQSVSSKDILALGTLGTNDLGELNVSEKEKLGQNSGQGSSIALDRLSSDQFRTKAKKAISDVLTEKVKVVHSTSSAGPCFPSGSVLKSNIIMEDKDLFSSCSPHPVHSVGSMIVDAFVEEITSIIESTECARESLTNEETASDTQFGESSVVPITFKNQTVEAAKGLYNKVQRKIGVFFKNPLILWHKSMSIPDIEKIEALQVTDAFSAQNPQYSGVQPTSTCSEQLQPHTRPFLRKTHSDGTHSGWVALGEFNLNQTQIDECTKEALKGILTPFWSKESEEPSLSLSTSADTFVENVIFQLDDLISSTSSMTLESSSDQSNKNSFENVTRTSDSTSRKSSSLACLQKMSSERFQTNALRAVSEAVLKTVRSHNASGTLNQHYLPERVQVSSFFFLPVEREASDTEAFEQDRPNVDVDSAASIMADQFVTDLQSCVESLHSMKDKPHKGNFFSTVSKLHQHLLNKMEEFFGQISFKGIRSYEQLVKEPTDGQSSISEVEHPPSEEHNIHPLVDPKDTTKDILIKVFTLYKDEMMGENAECDISPAVSTEDQNIILQLEAYFAESPVQKLGDEDYTDETVPSPTKLSQKLSEDEFQSKAEKLVSDVLLLAVRTLTYSLDSQADPHISSLEAQNAASDLVKQVSDVVQKLLEATASETPESSYDMKDCTDMDIQPSHSISQTSEDAIETIWSNTCKTFQSFKRKLKKIFSKYRHTQPKSEDEDKEAINKAFGFILEELAQSVDLDEDHQMIRGIVNAMIDNIGEEDVQLMKEPQRANSSSSTASKSKLSTLSSEVLPGAVLSLSETPAEAPPVHHLYIDMGDMAENEPSPMSHESIVNIVNTISAELNVQNEDCSLSLTQDLTSVGERLERLLCDERLSSLSHNLANLIHHLCFKDQKGMAATKSASDSLLLSMGQSGKFPPKNIVRQIVQVYAEETVKHLFLPCFNIPSPWNMDVEGVFQHASSSASCPSFLHSLSEIVPQGALRSPSQILHSTLQVLTTVMTRDVMNMLAPTLQTTGDLKGQTDQQPVPQHLFGRPCSGDPTQISVSKDIVMGSPYPSLNPVDSTSDDYTSLVTVLIIRLLSKLNDQESLSDDMLDICRVLINRVITEIDAALGIAKSMACLYDVTCIKKVFRAVYNDLMHEFGSKDILLNVMMSEDPCFEKSLVTSLTREFMQTTISPNLKEEKTKKRTLSFLPKLSKIKAFFHIKKSKSGSSRKEQSINVDQNPTSAHVDPAVLCAECLPCGAPVSSSDKTITIASSEKNAHKGFFSRIISSLSRKSPKIHPEALH, encoded by the exons ATGATGAAATGGGATGATATTTCAAACCAAAAG AAAAGAATGGATTCTCATGAGGATAGAACTGCACCGGAGGAGAGAAGCATCACAACTGATG CTTCTCCATCTGCAGTTCAGCCAGGCTCCACAGAGCCCATATCAGCAGAGGCTCACATGGGCGTCCATCAGCTGTCCACTTCCAGGATCCAGATGGAGATGTTGCCATTGCGTGACTACATTACGGATCTCAGTAAAGA GGAATGGGATTCATTTTCTGATGCTATGATCAACCCT GTGACAAAGGCACATTTTCTTGAAGTGTGCTTGATCGTAGCTAAACATGTTACTTTGAGTGCACTTAAAGTCATCATGCCAAGCCTTGCCAGAAGGCTAGGAGAGGACCCAGAGTTTTTGATGGCACCAGATGAGAGCCATGGCTATGTAAACGTCATCGGCACTAGGCCAAAAAACCCATCAATAATCTACATTGAAGATGATCTGGATGTCATCAAACTTAAAAAGGGGGTCCTTACCAAGGTCATCTCTAAAGCAGGTAGCAGGTCATCTCTAAGATCCTGTGATGAGCCACTCATGAGCTCACGCAGTTCTTCTGGAAAGAG GTCCAGCACCTCCCTGCAAACTACTTCATTACCCCAGCATGGAATCACAAAGGACCATATCCTGCGCAATGTCCAGAGGAGTCTTACCAAATTGACTGAAGCTGGTTTAACTCCAGATTCTGAAGAATGGATTGACGCCATTGTGACAGAAGTCACACAAGCTATAGACTCAACCTTTAACGAGACCAGCCCAGACTTGCAAAGCTCATCAAGATTTGCACTTTCACTTCAAAAGATCAAGAGTATTGAACTAATGAAAAATATTTCTTTGAAGTTGAAAACATATATGGCTCAACAACACAAGCCCTCAAAAAAACAGACTTCTTCCCTTGTCGAAGACATTGAAAACAATTCCATTTTGGTTTCAACTACTGCAGAGGCAATGACTACCATCATAcaggaaatggaaacatgttTGGATGGAAATGACAAAACCCATCCTACTAAAAAACTACTTGCAACTATGAAGAGGGCTGTTAAAATGCTGGCTTGCCAAAGTGTTTCTTCTAAGGATATCCTTGCTCTTGGTACTCTTGGTACCAATGACCTTGGTGAGCTCAACGTTTCTGAGAAAGAAAAGCTTGGCCAGAATTCAGGTCAAGGTTCAAGCATTGCATTGGACAGGCTCTCAAGTGACCAATTCCGCACAAAGGCAAAGAAGGCTATCAGTGATGTTCTCACTGAAAAGGTCAAAGTAGTGCATTCCACGTCTTCAGCTGGACCTTGTTTTCCATCTGGGTCTGTTCTTAAGAGTAACATCATTATGGAAGACAAGGATCTTTTCTCTAGCTGTTCTCCTCATCCAGTTCACTCTGTTGGTTCTATGATCGTCGATGCATTTGTGGAGGAGATTACATCTATAATAGAATCCACTGAATGTGCAAGAGAATCACTTACAAATGAGGAAACAGCAAGTGACACCCAATTCGGTGAGTCCTCTGTGGTACCAATTACTTTTAAAAATCAGACTGTTGAAGCGGCCAAAGGGCTTTACAACAAAGTCCAACGAAAGATCGGGGTGTTTTTCAAGAACCCACTGATTCTGTGGCACAAAAGCATGTCAATCCCTGATATCGAAAAAATAGAGGCCCTGCAGGTGACGGATGCTTTTTCTGCTCAGAACCCTCAGTACTCTGGTGTTCAACCAACCAGTACTTGCAGCGAGCAGCTTCAGCCCCATACCAGGCCATTTCTCAGAAAGACACATAGTGATGGCACACATAGTGGGTGGGTGGCTTTAGGTGAATTTAATTTGAACCAGACTCAGATTGATGAATGCACGAAAGAAGCCTTGAAAGGGATCCTTACCCCTTTCTGGTCTAAGGAGTCAGAGGAACCATCTTTATCCTTAAGCACATCGGCTGACACGTTTGTGGAAAATGTCATTTTCCAACTGGATGATCTGATCTCTTCAACCTCTTCAATGACCTTAGAGAGCAGCAGTGACCAATCCAACAAGAACTCGTTTGAGAATGTCACAAGGACCTCTGATTCAACATCCAGAAAGTCTTCTTCCCTGGCATGTCTTCAAAAAATGTCTAGCGAAAGGTTTCAAACAAATGCTCTTAGGGCTGTAAGCGAAGCCGTACTTAAAACAGTAAGAAGCCATAATGCTAGTGGCACACTGAATCAACATTATTTGCCAGAAAGGGTTCAAGTGAGCTCCTTCTTTTTCCTTCCGGTGGAAAGAGAGGCTTCTGACACTGAAGCATTTGAGCAAGACAGACCTAATGTAGATGTAGATTCTGCTGCGTCAATAATGGCAGATCAGTTCGTGACTGACCTGCAGAGTTGTGTTGAGTCTCTGCATTCTATGAAGGACAAGCCACATAAGGGGAATTTCTTCTCTACAGTTTCAAAACTGCATCAACATTTGCTGAACAAGATGGAAGAGTTTTTTGGTCAAATATCCTTTAAGGGAATCCGCTCATATGAACAACTAGTGAAGGAACCTACAGACGGGCAAAGTTCCATCAGTGAGGTTGAGCATCCCCCTTCGGAGGAGCACAACATCCACCCACTGGTCGATCCCAAGGACACCACCAAAGATATTCTGATCAAGGTTTTCACATTATATAAAGATGAGATGATGGGTGAAAATGCAGAGTGTGATATATCACCTGCTGTCTCAACTGAAGACCAAAATATAATTCTGCAACTTGAAGCTTATTTTGCTGAGTCACCTGTTCAAAAACTTGGCGATGAGGATTACACTGACGAAACAGTCCCATCACCTACAAAGCTTAGCCAGAAACTCTCAGAGGATGAGTTTCAAAGTAAAGCTGAAAAGCTTGTGAGTGATGTTTTATTGCTCGCTGTCAGGACTTTAACATACTCTCTAGATTCACAGGCAGACCCACACATTTCTTCCCTGGAGGCACAGAATGCTGCTTCTGATTTAGTCAAACAAGTGAGTGATGTGGTGCAGAAACTTTTGGAAGCCACAGCCTCAGAAACTCCAGAAAGCTCATATGATATGAAAGACTGCACTGATATGGATATACAACCTTCACATAGCATCTCTCAAACATCTGAAGATGCTATTGAGACAATTTGGTCCAACACTTGCAAAACATTCCAAAGCTTCAagagaaaactgaaaaaaatattttccaagTACCGCCACACACAACCCAAATCTGAGGATGAAGACAAAGAAGCTATTAACAAGGCGTTTGGTTTTATTCTGGAGGAACTTGCACAGTCTGTTGATTTAGATGAGGACCACCAAATGATAAGAGGTATAGTCAATGCAATGATAGACAACATTGGAGAGGAGGATGTCCAGTTAATGAAAGAACCACAAAGGGCTAATTCCTCCTCATCCACTGCTTCCAAAAGCAAACTATCAACACTGAGCTCTGAGGTCTTACCTGGTGCAGTCCTCAGCCTTAGTGAGACACCTGCTGAAGCACCTCCTGTGCACCATCTTTATATTGACATGGGTGACATGGCTGAAAATGAGCCCTCTCCTATGTCTCATGAATCAATCGTCAACATTGTAAACACCATCTCTGCTGAGCTGAATGTGCAGAATGAGGATTGttcgctctcactcactcaggaTCTTACCTCAGTGGGggaaaggctggagagattgcTGTGTGATGAGAGACTGAGCTCACTCTCGCACAATCTTGCTAACCTGATTCACCATCTTTGCTTTAAGGACCAAAAAGGAATGGCTGCCACAAAGTCTGCTTCTGATTCTCTACTTTTGAGCATGGGACAGAGTGGCAAATTCCCCCCAAAAAATATTGTCAGACAGATTGTGCAGGTTTATGCTGAGGAGACAGTGAAGCATTTGTTCCTTCCTTGCTTCAACATTCCATCACCTTGGAATATGGATGTGGAAGGAGTTTTCCAACATGCTTCATCCTCTGCATCTTGCCCCAGTTTCCTACattccttatctgaaatagtaCCCCAAGGTGCCTTGAGATCTCCTTCACAAATACTGCACAGCACATTACAAGTTCTTACCACAGTCATGACGAGGGATGTCATGAACATGCTAGCCCCGACTCTGCAAACAACAGGGGATTTAAAGGGGCAAACGGACCAGCAGCCGGTACCACAGCATCTCTTTGGCAGACCTTGCTCAGGTGATCCCACGCAGATTTCAGTAAGCAAGGATATTGTAATGGGTTCCCCTTATCCTTCACTGAACCCAGTGGATTCCACCTCAGATGATTACACCAGCCTGGTTACTGTATTAATCATTCGACTACTTTCTAAGTTGAATGATCAAGAGTCACTTTCTGATGATATGTTAGACATATGTAGAGTGCTAATTAACAGGGTAATTACAGAAATTGATGCTGCATTGGGCATAGCGAAAAGTATGGCCTGTCTATATGACGTGACGTGCATTAAAAAAGTATTTAGAGCCGTTTACAATGATCTCATGCATGAGTTTGGCAGTAAAGACATTCTCCTGAATGTGATGATGTCAGAGGATCCTTGTTTTGAGAAGTCTCTGGTCACATCCCTAACACGTGAATTCATGCAAACCACTATTTCGCCAAATCTAAAGGAAGAGAAGACCAAGAAGCGGACACTTAGTTTCCTACCAAAACTATCAAAAATCAAGGCCTTTTTTCATATCAAg AAATCAAAGTCAGGCAGTAGTAGAAAGGAGCAGTCCATCAACGTGGATCAGAATCCGACATCGGCTCATGTTGATCCAG CTGTCCTATGTGCAGAGTGCTTACCTTGTGGTGCACCAGTTTCCTCCAGTGACAAGACTATCACCATCGCTTCATCAGAGAAGAACGCTCACAAGGGCTTTTTCTCCAGAATCATCTCTAGTTTATCTAGAAAATCCCCAAAGATACACCCAGAGGCACTTCATTAA
- the LOC121696273 gene encoding uncharacterized protein LOC121696273 isoform X5 — MMKWDDISNQKKRMDSHEDRTAPEERSITTDASPSAVQPGSTEPISAEAHMGVHQLSTSRIQMEMLPLRDYITDLSKEEWDSFSDAMINPVTKAHFLEVCLIVAKHVTLSALKVIMPSLARRLGEDPEFLMAPDESHGYVNVIGTRPKNPSIIYIEDDLDVIKLKKGVLTKVISKAGSRSSLRSCDEPLMSSRSSSGKRSSTSLQTTSLPQHGITKDHILRNVQRSLTKLTEAGLTPDSEEWIDAIVTEVTQAIDSTFNETSPDLQSSSRFALSLQKIKSIELMKNISLKLKTYMAQQHKPSKKQTSSLVEDIENNSILVSTTAEAMTTIIQEMETCLDGNDKTHPTKKLLATMKRAVKMLACQSVSSKDILALGTLGTNDLGELNVSEKEKLGQNSGQGSSIALDRLSSDQFRTKAKKAISDVLTEKVKVVHSTSSAGPCFPSGSVLKSNIIMEDKDLFSSCSPHPVHSVGSMIVDAFVEEITSIIESTECARESLTNEETASDTQFGESSVVPITFKNQTVEAAKGLYNKVQRKIGVFFKNPLILWHKSMSIPDIEKIEALQVTDAFSAQNPQYSGVQPTSTCSEQLQPHTRPFLRKTHSDGTHSGWVALGEFNLNQTQIDECTKEALKGILTPFWSKESEEPSLSLSTSADTFVENVIFQLDDLISSTSSMTLESSSDQSNKNSFENVTRTSDSTSRKSSSLACLQKMSSERFQTNALRAVSEAVLKTVRSHNASGTLNQHYLPERVQVSSFFFLPVEREASDTEAFEQDRPNVDVDSAASIMADQFVTDLQSCVESLHSMKDKPHKGNFFSTVSKLHQHLLNKMEEFFGQISFKGIRSYEQLVKEPTDGQSSISEVEHPPSEEHNIHPLVDPKDTTKDILIKVFTLYKDEMMGENAECDISPAVSTEDQNIILQLEAYFAESPVQKLGDEDYTDETVPSPTKLSQKLSEDEFQSKAEKLVSDVLLLAVRTLTYSLDSQADPHISSLEAQNAASDLVKQVSDVVQKLLEATASETPESSYDMKDCTDMDIQPSHSISQTSEDAIETIWSNTCKTFQSFKRKLKKIFSKYRHTQPKSEDEDKEAINKAFGFILEELAQSVDLDEDHQMIRGIVNAMIDNIGEEDVQLMKEPQRANSSSSTASKSKLSTLSSEVLPGAVLSLSETPAEAPPVHHLYIDMGDMAENEPSPMSHESIVNIVNTISAELNVQNEDCSLSLTQDLTSVGERLERLLCDERLSSLSHNLANLIHHLCFKDQKGMAATKSASDSLLLSMGQSGKFPPKNIVRQIVQVYAEETVKHLFLPCFNIPSPWNMDVEGVFQHASSSASCPSFLHSLSEIVPQGALRSPSQILHSTLQVLTTVMTRDVMNMLAPTLQTTGDLKGQTDQQPVPQHLFGRPCSGDPTQISVSKDIVMGSPYPSLNPVDSTSDDYTSLVTVLIIRLLSKLNDQESLSDDMLDICRVLINRVITEIDAALGIAKSMACLYDVTCIKKVFRAVYNDLMHEFGSKDILLNVMMSEDPCFEKSLVTSLTREFMQTTISPNLKEEKTKKRTLSFLPKLSKIKAFFHIKPFYCIC, encoded by the exons ATGATGAAATGGGATGATATTTCAAACCAAAAG AAAAGAATGGATTCTCATGAGGATAGAACTGCACCGGAGGAGAGAAGCATCACAACTGATG CTTCTCCATCTGCAGTTCAGCCAGGCTCCACAGAGCCCATATCAGCAGAGGCTCACATGGGCGTCCATCAGCTGTCCACTTCCAGGATCCAGATGGAGATGTTGCCATTGCGTGACTACATTACGGATCTCAGTAAAGA GGAATGGGATTCATTTTCTGATGCTATGATCAACCCT GTGACAAAGGCACATTTTCTTGAAGTGTGCTTGATCGTAGCTAAACATGTTACTTTGAGTGCACTTAAAGTCATCATGCCAAGCCTTGCCAGAAGGCTAGGAGAGGACCCAGAGTTTTTGATGGCACCAGATGAGAGCCATGGCTATGTAAACGTCATCGGCACTAGGCCAAAAAACCCATCAATAATCTACATTGAAGATGATCTGGATGTCATCAAACTTAAAAAGGGGGTCCTTACCAAGGTCATCTCTAAAGCAGGTAGCAGGTCATCTCTAAGATCCTGTGATGAGCCACTCATGAGCTCACGCAGTTCTTCTGGAAAGAG GTCCAGCACCTCCCTGCAAACTACTTCATTACCCCAGCATGGAATCACAAAGGACCATATCCTGCGCAATGTCCAGAGGAGTCTTACCAAATTGACTGAAGCTGGTTTAACTCCAGATTCTGAAGAATGGATTGACGCCATTGTGACAGAAGTCACACAAGCTATAGACTCAACCTTTAACGAGACCAGCCCAGACTTGCAAAGCTCATCAAGATTTGCACTTTCACTTCAAAAGATCAAGAGTATTGAACTAATGAAAAATATTTCTTTGAAGTTGAAAACATATATGGCTCAACAACACAAGCCCTCAAAAAAACAGACTTCTTCCCTTGTCGAAGACATTGAAAACAATTCCATTTTGGTTTCAACTACTGCAGAGGCAATGACTACCATCATAcaggaaatggaaacatgttTGGATGGAAATGACAAAACCCATCCTACTAAAAAACTACTTGCAACTATGAAGAGGGCTGTTAAAATGCTGGCTTGCCAAAGTGTTTCTTCTAAGGATATCCTTGCTCTTGGTACTCTTGGTACCAATGACCTTGGTGAGCTCAACGTTTCTGAGAAAGAAAAGCTTGGCCAGAATTCAGGTCAAGGTTCAAGCATTGCATTGGACAGGCTCTCAAGTGACCAATTCCGCACAAAGGCAAAGAAGGCTATCAGTGATGTTCTCACTGAAAAGGTCAAAGTAGTGCATTCCACGTCTTCAGCTGGACCTTGTTTTCCATCTGGGTCTGTTCTTAAGAGTAACATCATTATGGAAGACAAGGATCTTTTCTCTAGCTGTTCTCCTCATCCAGTTCACTCTGTTGGTTCTATGATCGTCGATGCATTTGTGGAGGAGATTACATCTATAATAGAATCCACTGAATGTGCAAGAGAATCACTTACAAATGAGGAAACAGCAAGTGACACCCAATTCGGTGAGTCCTCTGTGGTACCAATTACTTTTAAAAATCAGACTGTTGAAGCGGCCAAAGGGCTTTACAACAAAGTCCAACGAAAGATCGGGGTGTTTTTCAAGAACCCACTGATTCTGTGGCACAAAAGCATGTCAATCCCTGATATCGAAAAAATAGAGGCCCTGCAGGTGACGGATGCTTTTTCTGCTCAGAACCCTCAGTACTCTGGTGTTCAACCAACCAGTACTTGCAGCGAGCAGCTTCAGCCCCATACCAGGCCATTTCTCAGAAAGACACATAGTGATGGCACACATAGTGGGTGGGTGGCTTTAGGTGAATTTAATTTGAACCAGACTCAGATTGATGAATGCACGAAAGAAGCCTTGAAAGGGATCCTTACCCCTTTCTGGTCTAAGGAGTCAGAGGAACCATCTTTATCCTTAAGCACATCGGCTGACACGTTTGTGGAAAATGTCATTTTCCAACTGGATGATCTGATCTCTTCAACCTCTTCAATGACCTTAGAGAGCAGCAGTGACCAATCCAACAAGAACTCGTTTGAGAATGTCACAAGGACCTCTGATTCAACATCCAGAAAGTCTTCTTCCCTGGCATGTCTTCAAAAAATGTCTAGCGAAAGGTTTCAAACAAATGCTCTTAGGGCTGTAAGCGAAGCCGTACTTAAAACAGTAAGAAGCCATAATGCTAGTGGCACACTGAATCAACATTATTTGCCAGAAAGGGTTCAAGTGAGCTCCTTCTTTTTCCTTCCGGTGGAAAGAGAGGCTTCTGACACTGAAGCATTTGAGCAAGACAGACCTAATGTAGATGTAGATTCTGCTGCGTCAATAATGGCAGATCAGTTCGTGACTGACCTGCAGAGTTGTGTTGAGTCTCTGCATTCTATGAAGGACAAGCCACATAAGGGGAATTTCTTCTCTACAGTTTCAAAACTGCATCAACATTTGCTGAACAAGATGGAAGAGTTTTTTGGTCAAATATCCTTTAAGGGAATCCGCTCATATGAACAACTAGTGAAGGAACCTACAGACGGGCAAAGTTCCATCAGTGAGGTTGAGCATCCCCCTTCGGAGGAGCACAACATCCACCCACTGGTCGATCCCAAGGACACCACCAAAGATATTCTGATCAAGGTTTTCACATTATATAAAGATGAGATGATGGGTGAAAATGCAGAGTGTGATATATCACCTGCTGTCTCAACTGAAGACCAAAATATAATTCTGCAACTTGAAGCTTATTTTGCTGAGTCACCTGTTCAAAAACTTGGCGATGAGGATTACACTGACGAAACAGTCCCATCACCTACAAAGCTTAGCCAGAAACTCTCAGAGGATGAGTTTCAAAGTAAAGCTGAAAAGCTTGTGAGTGATGTTTTATTGCTCGCTGTCAGGACTTTAACATACTCTCTAGATTCACAGGCAGACCCACACATTTCTTCCCTGGAGGCACAGAATGCTGCTTCTGATTTAGTCAAACAAGTGAGTGATGTGGTGCAGAAACTTTTGGAAGCCACAGCCTCAGAAACTCCAGAAAGCTCATATGATATGAAAGACTGCACTGATATGGATATACAACCTTCACATAGCATCTCTCAAACATCTGAAGATGCTATTGAGACAATTTGGTCCAACACTTGCAAAACATTCCAAAGCTTCAagagaaaactgaaaaaaatattttccaagTACCGCCACACACAACCCAAATCTGAGGATGAAGACAAAGAAGCTATTAACAAGGCGTTTGGTTTTATTCTGGAGGAACTTGCACAGTCTGTTGATTTAGATGAGGACCACCAAATGATAAGAGGTATAGTCAATGCAATGATAGACAACATTGGAGAGGAGGATGTCCAGTTAATGAAAGAACCACAAAGGGCTAATTCCTCCTCATCCACTGCTTCCAAAAGCAAACTATCAACACTGAGCTCTGAGGTCTTACCTGGTGCAGTCCTCAGCCTTAGTGAGACACCTGCTGAAGCACCTCCTGTGCACCATCTTTATATTGACATGGGTGACATGGCTGAAAATGAGCCCTCTCCTATGTCTCATGAATCAATCGTCAACATTGTAAACACCATCTCTGCTGAGCTGAATGTGCAGAATGAGGATTGttcgctctcactcactcaggaTCTTACCTCAGTGGGggaaaggctggagagattgcTGTGTGATGAGAGACTGAGCTCACTCTCGCACAATCTTGCTAACCTGATTCACCATCTTTGCTTTAAGGACCAAAAAGGAATGGCTGCCACAAAGTCTGCTTCTGATTCTCTACTTTTGAGCATGGGACAGAGTGGCAAATTCCCCCCAAAAAATATTGTCAGACAGATTGTGCAGGTTTATGCTGAGGAGACAGTGAAGCATTTGTTCCTTCCTTGCTTCAACATTCCATCACCTTGGAATATGGATGTGGAAGGAGTTTTCCAACATGCTTCATCCTCTGCATCTTGCCCCAGTTTCCTACattccttatctgaaatagtaCCCCAAGGTGCCTTGAGATCTCCTTCACAAATACTGCACAGCACATTACAAGTTCTTACCACAGTCATGACGAGGGATGTCATGAACATGCTAGCCCCGACTCTGCAAACAACAGGGGATTTAAAGGGGCAAACGGACCAGCAGCCGGTACCACAGCATCTCTTTGGCAGACCTTGCTCAGGTGATCCCACGCAGATTTCAGTAAGCAAGGATATTGTAATGGGTTCCCCTTATCCTTCACTGAACCCAGTGGATTCCACCTCAGATGATTACACCAGCCTGGTTACTGTATTAATCATTCGACTACTTTCTAAGTTGAATGATCAAGAGTCACTTTCTGATGATATGTTAGACATATGTAGAGTGCTAATTAACAGGGTAATTACAGAAATTGATGCTGCATTGGGCATAGCGAAAAGTATGGCCTGTCTATATGACGTGACGTGCATTAAAAAAGTATTTAGAGCCGTTTACAATGATCTCATGCATGAGTTTGGCAGTAAAGACATTCTCCTGAATGTGATGATGTCAGAGGATCCTTGTTTTGAGAAGTCTCTGGTCACATCCCTAACACGTGAATTCATGCAAACCACTATTTCGCCAAATCTAAAGGAAGAGAAGACCAAGAAGCGGACACTTAGTTTCCTACCAAAACTATCAAAAATCAAGGCCTTTTTTCATATCAAg CCATTTTATTGCATATGCTAA